ACCATCCCGGGCACGGAAGATGTCGTCGACGACGAGGACGCCGCGGTTGAGGCTTCCAGGGATATCGGGTTTCCCCTGGTCATAAAGGCCTCCGCCGGAGGCGGCGGGCGGGGAATCCGTATCGTCCGCGACGAGGGCGAGTTGCGCGAAGCCTTCCGCCTGGCTTCGCGAGAGGCCCAGAACGCCTTCAACAACCCCGCGCTTTACCTGGAAAAGTATATAGAGAAGGCCCGGCATATCGAGGTGCAGGTCCTGGGCGACCGCCACGGCCAGGTCGTCCACCTCGGCGAGCGGGACTGTTCGATCCAGCGGCGGCGGCAGAAGCTCATCGAGGAGTCGCCGTCCCCTTTTGTCGACGACGAGCTTCGTTCCGGGCTGGGAGAGGCCGCCCTGCGCGCGGCGCGGGCGATCGACTACGAAAACGCGGGCACCGTCGAGTTCCTCGTGACCGAGGACCGGCAGTTCTATTTCATGGAGATGAACACGCGCATCCAGGTGGAACACCCCGTGACGGAAATGGTCGTTTCACAGGACCTCGTAAAGGAACAGATCCGCGTCGCCGCGGGCCATCCCCTGGGTTTCGCGCAGGAAGATGTGCAAATGCGGGGACACGCCATCGAATGCCGGATCAACGCCGAGGACCCGGACAGGAATTTCATGCCCTCCACGGGTGAGATCACGAGTTTTCACACGCCAGGCGGTTACGGGGTGCGGGTGGACAGCCACGTGTACGCCCAGTACGTCGTCACGCCCTTCTACGACTCCATGCTGGCGAAGCTGATCGTCTGGGGAAAGGACCGGGAGGAGGCCATGACGCGGACCGAGCGGGCCCTTGAGGAGTTTATCGTCGAAGGCATCAACACGACGATTCCGTTCCACCAGTTCATGTTGAAACACCCGACCTTCCGTTCCGGGCAGGCGGATACGGACTTCGTTGAATCCCTGAGTTCCCTGAGTTGACGAAATGACCGGCGGCAGCCCGCGTCGGGCCCGGGCGCCGGAGAAAGGAACGCATGAACACGCCCTCAGATCTCCGCTATTCGACCGAACACGAGTGGGTGCGCCTGGAGGGCGACATCGCCACCGTCGGCATCACGGATTTCGCGCAGTCCGAACTCGGCGACATCGTCTTCGTGGAACTGCCTTCGGAAGGCGACCCGGTGGCCGAGATGGGCGTCTTCGGGGCGGTGGAAGCCGTGAAGACCGTGTCGGACCTCTACAGTCCGATGGGCGGGACCGTGACGGAGGTCAACGACGACCTGGAAGACAACCCCGAGGCGGTCAACCAGGACCCCTACGGCGACGGTTGGATGATCAGGCTGAAGGTGGATGACGCGGGCGCCTTCACCAGCCTGATGACCGCCGCGGACTACCGTTCCTTCGTCGGCGCCTGAGGCGGCCCCTGCGGACTGCCGTTCCTTCGTCGGCGCCTGAGGCGGCCCCTGCGGAGAATCCATGACGTACATTCCCAACACCGACGCCGACCGCCAGGCCATGATGGAAGCCATCGGCATCGGGTCGGTCGAAGAACTGCTGACCGTAATCCCAAACGACGTCCGGCTCGACGGTCCCCTGGACCTCCCGCCCGCCCTGTCGGAACTCGAACTCCACGATTCGATGGGCGAGATGGCCGCCCGAAACAGATCCGCCGACCGGATGGCGTCCTTTGTGGGCGGCGGCATGTACGATCACTTCGTTCCCAGCGCCATAGGCCACCTGGCCAGCCGCTCGGAATTCCTGACCTCTTACACGCCCTATCAGCCGGAAGTGAGCCAGGGCACGCTCCAGGGGATCTACGAGTTCCAGACGATGATCTGCGAACTTACGGGCCTGGACGTGGCCAACGCCTCCATGTACGACGGCGCCTCGGCGACGGCGGAAGCGGCCATGCTGGCCCGGTCGGCCACGGGGCGCGACCGCGTGATCCTGGCGGGTAGCGTGCACCCCCATTACGTCGAGACGGTCCGTACCTACGCCCACGGGCCGGGCATCGAAGTGGAGACGCTTCCCTGCCCGAACGGCGCGCTGGATCCCGGCCAACTGGCGTCGGCCCTGACCGACGAGACGGCCTGCGTGATCGTACAGCATCCCAATTTCTACGGCTGCCTGGAGTCCATGAACGACCTGGTACGGGTCGTGCACGGCGCGGGCGCGCTCCTGGTCATGGCCGTGGACCCGATCTCCCTCGGGGTCATCGAGTCTCCTGGCGCCTACGGCGCGGACATCGCCGTGGGGGAAGGGCAATCCATGGGCAACCAGGTCAGTTACGGCGGACCGGCCCTGGGTTTCTTCGCGACGCGGGACCGCTTCGTCCGGCGCATGCCCGGGCGCATCGCGGGGCAAACCGTCGACCAGGAGAACCGACGGGGGTTCGTCCTGACGCTGCAGGCCCGCGAACAGCATATCCGGCGGGACAAGGCGACGTCGAACATCTGCACCAGCCAGCAGCTCAACGCCCTGATGGCGACCATCTACCTGTCGTTGATCGGGAAAGAGGGGTTGAAGCAGGTCGCGGAACTGTGCCTCCACAAGAGCCACTACGCGGCGGCGCGCATCGCGGACCTGCCGGGCTTCGAACTCGCCTTCGACCGGCCGTTCTTCAAGGAATTCGTGGTGCGGACGCCGGCACCGCCCGGCGAGATCGTGACCCGGCTCGCGGACGACGGGTTGCTTGCCGGCATCGACCTGGCGCGCTTCCCGTCCTTGGAAATGGAAGACGGCCTGCTGATAGCGGTGACGGAGCGGCGGACGTGCACCCAGATCGACCGGCTGGTCGAAGCGCTGGGGCGATTCAGTTGAGTACCGCCGAACACGAAACAGACACATCCTGAGAGTGAGAGGTCGGAGTTTGTTGGAACCGCTTATTTTCGAACTGAGTTCTCCCGGACGAAGAGGGGTCTCGCTGCCCGCGCCGGACGTGCCCGTCAAGCCAGTTGCGTCGTACCTGCCCGAAGCGGATCTCCGCGGCACGCCGCCCGAGCTGCCCGAAGTCAGCGAGGTCGACGTCGTCCGCCACTATACCCGGCTGTCCACCCTGAACTATCATCCGGACCGGGCCATGTACCCCCTGGGTTCGTGCACCATCAAGCACAACCCGAAGGTCAACGAGGACATGGCGGCCCTGCCGGGATTCGCACGCCTGCACCCCATGCAACAAGACGAGACCTGCCAGGGCGGTCTTCAGTTGATGTACGAACTTTCGAGGGACCTCGCGGAGATCGCTGGACTGGAAGGGGTCACGCTGCAGCCCGCGGCCGGGGCCCACGGCGAACTGACCGGCCTGATGATCATGCGGGCCTATCACGAGGCGCGCGGACACGCCCGGCGCAAGGTCATCATCCCCGATTCGGCCCACGGCACCAACCCGGCCAGCGTCACCCTGGTGGGCTACGAAACGGTGCAGATCCCGACCAATGCCCACGGGCTCGTGGACACCGGCCAATTGGCGGAGCTGATCGACGAGGAGACGGCCGCCTTCATGCTCACCAACCCGAATACGCTGGGGCTCTTCGAATCGGAGATACGGACCATCGCGGACATCGTCCACGACGCCGGTGCGCTGCTCTACATGGACGGGGCGAATCTCAATGCGGTCCTCGGCATAACCCGGCCCGGCGACATGGGCTTCGACGTCGTCCACTTCAACCTGCACAAGACCTTTTCCACGCCCCACGGAGGCGGCGGTCCGGGAGCGGGACCCGTGGGCGTGCGGAGCGACCTGGTCCGGTTCCTGCCAACACCCGTGCCGGTGAAGGACGGCGACGGGTACCGGTTCGACTACGACCGGCCGGATTCCATCGGCCGCGTCCGCGGTTTCGGCGGCAGCTTCGGCATGATGGTCCGGGCCTACGCCTATATCCGGGCCAACGGTCCCGACGGCCTGCGCCAGGTGAGCGAGAACGCCATCCTGAACGCCAACTACATCATGCGGCGCCTGGAGAAAAGCTACCCCCGCACCGTCCTCGTCCACGGCACGCAGAAGGAGACGCCCATTCCCGCCGAAGTGCCCTGCCAGCACGAGTTCGTGGCCTCCGGCACCCGGTTCCGCGCGCACGGTGTCCGGATGCTGGACATCGCCAAGCGCCTGCTCGACTACGGTTTCTACGCGCCGACGATCTACTTCCCGCTCATCGTGCCCGAGGCGGCCATGGTCGAACCCACTGAAACCGAGAGCAAGGAGTCCATCGACCGGTTCATCGACGCCATGACGGCCATTGCAGAAGAAGCGGAAAACGACCCGGAACTGGTCCGGAACGCCCCGCACACCACACCGGTCGGCCGCCTCGACGAGGCGCGCGCCGCCCATCCGAAGACCCTGAACCTACGGTACCGGAAGTCCCTGGCGGAGTAGGGCCGTTCGGGATCGGTGAGGGCCAGTCGAGGCGGCCCCGCCGTCGATCCCGCCCTCAGCCGGCCATCATCCGGTCGTACGCCGCTTTCGCCGCGGCGGATATCTCCATCGGGTCCTTCTCCCAGTATTCCTCCCGGAAAATCTCGACCGACAGGGCGCCCGCATAGCCTTTCTCGCGCAATACACCCATCATGTCCTTCAGGGGAAGCACGCCTTCACCCATGTAGACACGATGCTGGTCGGTCAGGTCGGCCGGCGGCAGGTCTTCGCAGTCGTCGACGTGGACGATCAGCAGCAATTCGGTGGGGATAGTCCGTATGTCCTCGAGTGGGACGCCCGACTTGTAGTAGTGGAAGAAATCCACCATCAGTCCCAGGCTGTCGTGTCCGGCACGTTCGATCACCTCCAGGGCCTCGCGAGGTCCCGGGATGAAGGGATGCTGTCCGAGGGGCTCGATGGCGATCTTCACCCCGTGGGCGGCGGCCCGCTCGGCATAGGCATTGACCGTGGCGGCCATGATGTCGTACGCCTCATCCCGGCCCATGCCGTCCGGCGGCGAGTCGGCGCAGACGAGGAGGACGGGGCAGTCGATCGCCGCGGCCACCTCCGCCGCGCGTTCGATAGCATGAAGCTGCTCCCGGTTGTCGGAGAACCCGACCAGCCCGTAGGGACACAGCGAAGCTGCCCGCAGCCCGTACGCATCCAGGAGTGCCTTCAATTCGGCTGTATCGTGGGATTCCAGGTACGCATCGAGCTTCCTGGACCAGATCTCCACGGCGTCGAACCCCGCCTTCGCCGCGGCTTCGAGGTCCTGCTCGAGCGTATAGGGCATGGTCGTCGCGCCGTTGATGCATGAATACATGGCAGGTCTCGCTTCCTCTTTTCTTTTTGGATCGCGGCAGTTTCGGGCCCGTGCTTCGGGCCGCTGCTTGAACCTGATCTTTCGCGTCCTTCGCTCCAGAACGCTTTCAGTCTTACATGCATTAGTACCAAGTAAGTTTCG
The window above is part of the Gemmatimonadota bacterium genome. Proteins encoded here:
- the accC gene encoding acetyl-CoA carboxylase biotin carboxylase subunit, which gives rise to MFQKILIANRGEIALRVIRSCKELNIATLAVHSETDQDSLHVRFADEAVCIGSNAPNDSYLNIPRIISAAEIMNADAVHPGYGFLSENPHFAEVCESCDIAFIGPPSRAIRLMGDKAEARKTVAASDVPTIPGTEDVVDDEDAAVEASRDIGFPLVIKASAGGGGRGIRIVRDEGELREAFRLASREAQNAFNNPALYLEKYIEKARHIEVQVLGDRHGQVVHLGERDCSIQRRRQKLIEESPSPFVDDELRSGLGEAALRAARAIDYENAGTVEFLVTEDRQFYFMEMNTRIQVEHPVTEMVVSQDLVKEQIRVAAGHPLGFAQEDVQMRGHAIECRINAEDPDRNFMPSTGEITSFHTPGGYGVRVDSHVYAQYVVTPFYDSMLAKLIVWGKDREEAMTRTERALEEFIVEGINTTIPFHQFMLKHPTFRSGQADTDFVESLSSLS
- the gcvH gene encoding glycine cleavage system protein GcvH, producing MNTPSDLRYSTEHEWVRLEGDIATVGITDFAQSELGDIVFVELPSEGDPVAEMGVFGAVEAVKTVSDLYSPMGGTVTEVNDDLEDNPEAVNQDPYGDGWMIRLKVDDAGAFTSLMTAADYRSFVGA
- a CDS encoding aminomethyl-transferring glycine dehydrogenase subunit GcvPA yields the protein MTYIPNTDADRQAMMEAIGIGSVEELLTVIPNDVRLDGPLDLPPALSELELHDSMGEMAARNRSADRMASFVGGGMYDHFVPSAIGHLASRSEFLTSYTPYQPEVSQGTLQGIYEFQTMICELTGLDVANASMYDGASATAEAAMLARSATGRDRVILAGSVHPHYVETVRTYAHGPGIEVETLPCPNGALDPGQLASALTDETACVIVQHPNFYGCLESMNDLVRVVHGAGALLVMAVDPISLGVIESPGAYGADIAVGEGQSMGNQVSYGGPALGFFATRDRFVRRMPGRIAGQTVDQENRRGFVLTLQAREQHIRRDKATSNICTSQQLNALMATIYLSLIGKEGLKQVAELCLHKSHYAAARIADLPGFELAFDRPFFKEFVVRTPAPPGEIVTRLADDGLLAGIDLARFPSLEMEDGLLIAVTERRTCTQIDRLVEALGRFS
- a CDS encoding glycine dehydrogenase subunit 2, giving the protein MEPLIFELSSPGRRGVSLPAPDVPVKPVASYLPEADLRGTPPELPEVSEVDVVRHYTRLSTLNYHPDRAMYPLGSCTIKHNPKVNEDMAALPGFARLHPMQQDETCQGGLQLMYELSRDLAEIAGLEGVTLQPAAGAHGELTGLMIMRAYHEARGHARRKVIIPDSAHGTNPASVTLVGYETVQIPTNAHGLVDTGQLAELIDEETAAFMLTNPNTLGLFESEIRTIADIVHDAGALLYMDGANLNAVLGITRPGDMGFDVVHFNLHKTFSTPHGGGGPGAGPVGVRSDLVRFLPTPVPVKDGDGYRFDYDRPDSIGRVRGFGGSFGMMVRAYAYIRANGPDGLRQVSENAILNANYIMRRLEKSYPRTVLVHGTQKETPIPAEVPCQHEFVASGTRFRAHGVRMLDIAKRLLDYGFYAPTIYFPLIVPEAAMVEPTETESKESIDRFIDAMTAIAEEAENDPELVRNAPHTTPVGRLDEARAAHPKTLNLRYRKSLAE
- a CDS encoding sugar phosphate isomerase/epimerase, which codes for MSIAGTPLAGRPRTASKAPHRSVDNRNLLGTNACKTESVLERRTRKIRFKQRPEARARNCRDPKRKEEARPAMYSCINGATTMPYTLEQDLEAAAKAGFDAVEIWSRKLDAYLESHDTAELKALLDAYGLRAASLCPYGLVGFSDNREQLHAIERAAEVAAAIDCPVLLVCADSPPDGMGRDEAYDIMAATVNAYAERAAAHGVKIAIEPLGQHPFIPGPREALEVIERAGHDSLGLMVDFFHYYKSGVPLEDIRTIPTELLLIVHVDDCEDLPPADLTDQHRVYMGEGVLPLKDMMGVLREKGYAGALSVEIFREEYWEKDPMEISAAAKAAYDRMMAG